A segment of the Candidatus Poribacteria bacterium genome:
TTGACCCCGGAGAGTAGATCGGTATATGAAATATTCGCACCGCCGACCGATCCCGCAAATAGCGCGTCGCCGACAATCACTGTGGAACGGGTATGGAAGCTGCAACCACCGGGCGTGTGTCCGGGTGTATCGAGCGTTTTCACGGAGAGGTTGCCGACCGCCACGTCATCTCCATGGTTGAGGAGTCGTAATTGTTGGGTGCTGCGCGGCTGTGGTTCCTGTGCGTGGATGTATGTCGGGCAGCCCGTCGCCCGTTCGATCTCCATCAAACCGTTGGCGTGATCGCCGTGTGCGTGCGTCAGCAGGATTGAGGTCGGCTTGACGCCGGCCTCTTCCACCTTCTGCAGCACATCGTCTGGGTGCGCAGCGGTATCAATGATGGCTGCCTCGTTGGTTGCCTTACACACCAATAGGTACGCATGGACGGGCCAGCCACCGACATCTGCTGTGATGGTGATGACTTCCAAAGCATCGTCGTAGCCCGATGGGACCGGTTGGGGTCCCCAGCGTTCCATTGCAATGTCTGCCAATCGTGCGCCGTTGAGATTGAGGCATTCTGCAATTTTGTGGACTTGGTCCTCTGTCGGTTTCAGNNNNNNNNNNNNNNNNNNNNNNNNNNNNNNNNCGCCCACGCTGAGACCGTTCCCGCGTCTTGCCTTGCCAATGATGTCTCCGAATTCGTCTTCAAGTGTGTAAGCCATTGTTGATTATCTCCTTTGTTTGTGTAAGAAGAAGGTACAAAGTATTAGAGCATCCGCGAATTAACGCGAATCTCCACAAATCAAAAAGAAAGAGTAAAGATGGGCAGGCACAAGACCTGCCCCTACATTTGGTCGATTCCTGTAGGGGCAACCCTTGTGGTTGCCCTGCCGTGGGTCTATTTTCCAAAATCGACATTTGGGTGTCGAGATATGAATCTCGATCTATGGACTACAGCATGTCTAAAACCCAAAATCCCACCCCTACGGTCATTTTGGTTCGTTCAACCCAGAGGTGTGTTCGTGGATGCGTTGACGTTCGATATTCGCGTACGGGTCTGCGCGACGGGTGATGCCGGTGATGGCGTCGACAGATTCGTCTGCCTTAAACCGCAGATACAGTTTTTGCTCTTTCGCTGCCATCACCTCGTTCTTGAGCGCGCGATAGCACAGCATCATGTTGTAGTGGGCATCCAGATCCTCTGGATCGACGGCCAATGTTTTCTGAAATTCAGCGAGTGCGGCTTCGTACTTCCGCTGCAGGTAGAGCAGCCTGCCGATTTCGTTGAGAATTCGCCGATCCCGCGGAAATTGGCGGGCAGCGGTCCGCAGGTGTTCGAGCGCGTCGTCATATTTTCCGTACGCCTTCTGGACCAGCGCGTAGAAGTAGTGCACCTTCGCTCGTTTGGCGGGTCATCGCTTCCTCAAGCATCTCTTCGGCACCTGTCATATCTCCCTCCTCAATGCGACACCGTGCCACATTGACCCAGCCGTCCATATAGTCGGGTTCAATTTCGGTGACTTTCAGGAATACCGCTTCCGCACCTTTGAGATCGCCCTGAAGGAATAGCCCGATACCGTAGTCATTCCAACGCTCACGGTGGTTCGATTTCGGATTCTCTCTTGAACCTCCGATTACCGGCTCGCTCGATTCATCTTGATCTATCACTTGCAACGTTGCTTTATCCTCTGCCATAGGGACAATTGGCAGGTTGGGGATCGCCTTGACCTGCCCGGCGACATCCGATGTGTTCCCTGTGAAGACCCAATGTCCATCGTCATAGCCTTTATCGACCTGAAAATCGGTGTCCTCCGGATCTCGTACTCCTGCATATTGAATTTGCGGTAATTCAACTTTGCGTGCAGCTGAATCTCATCACCGCAATCCGGTGGGATGAGGAGCCGATAGTGAACGGTGTCCGCAGCGCCGGGGGGAATGGTGTTTGCGTAGAGGACAGTCCGCGCCGCCCAAGCGTTGCGTTTGTTGATCAGGTTTCCGTGTTCATCGAGCATATACGCCCGATAAAAATGCGCCCCCGGATCAACGGGTCCGTTTCCATCTTCCGCTTCGATTTGCCCGCTCCAGAAGATGACCTTTCCGTTTTCGTCCGTATCAATGGTGCCGGCGGGGAATCGGTGTCCCACGTTCCTTGTGCGCACGACCACATCAACCCGAATCTCCTCGCCACGCTGAACCGTTGCGTTGGAGTCGTTGATGGGTGCGACCAGCTTCGTTATGTCCGTGACTGTGCCGATAGCGTGTCCCTGACTTCCGCCCTCCATCATACTAAATGCGCGGAGTTGAGAGTTGGGACGGGAGGTGCTAACACCTCCATGGGATTGGGACTGAATCGGTGTCGCGGGACTTAGTGCGAAGATATCGACGCTTACCTGATTGTTCTGGAGGAAGTCGATCGTTGCCTTGAGCTGTTCGTCGTGTTTGTTTACGAAGGGCAGCGCCGTGTTTGCTGCGGGAAAGCGGTGGCTGTGCACCCTGCCGTCGATATTCGCTGCGTCTTTCGAGGGAACTAGTGGCATGTGGCAGTCGACGCATTTCTTCGGTTCTTCGGGGTAGTAGAAGGACAGTGCGCCCTGATGGGAGACGCCACTCATCTGCCACTGATCGTAGTCGTCGAAGCCACGAAACCAGCGGAAATTGTTGACCGGCACATCAAGATGCACCTTGTGACAGGTGGAACAGAACTCCGCTGTGTTCTGACGGTGGAAGGGTTTGAGGAAGCTCTTTTTATGAGGTTCGGGATCTAGGCGGATAAG
Coding sequences within it:
- a CDS encoding MBL fold metallo-hydrolase; this encodes LKPTEDQVHKIAECLNLNGARLADIAMERWGPQPVPSGYDDALEVITITADVGGWPVHAYLLVCKATNEAAIIDTAAHPDDVLQKVEEAGVKPTSILLTHAHGDHANGLMEIERATGCPTYIHAQEPQPRSTQQLRLLNHGDDVAVGNLSVKTLDTPGHTPGGCSFHTRSTVIVGDALFAGSVGGANISYTDLLSGVKNYLLSLPNDTKLFPGHGPATTVGEEKAHNPFF